A section of the Streptomyces sp. SCL15-4 genome encodes:
- a CDS encoding helicase HerA-like domain-containing protein encodes MSDSESVPSAGSPESAALPGAAARIASGYVFAGPALDLGALLWDGRCLPGAPVRVPLSVLNRHGLVAGATGTGKTKTLQLIAEQLSARGVPVFLADVKGDLSGIARPGRDGDRVRRRAGEVGQRWTPAGFPAEFYALGGLGHGIPVRATVTSFGPVLLAKALRLNRTQEQSLGLVFHYADTKGLELIDLKDLRAVAAFLTSDEGRAELRAIGGLSAATAGVILRALTEFEAQGMADFFGEPEFDTADLLRTAPDGRGVVSVLELPAVQDKPLLFSTFLMWLLADLFHDLPEAGDLDRPKLVFFFDEAHLLFEDASRAFLEAITRTVRLIRSKGVGVFFVTQTPKDVPGDVLGQLGNRIQHAVRAFTPDDHKALRATVRTFPESAYDLEELLTGLGTGEAVVTVLGETGAPTPVAATRLRAPESLMGPVDTAEMDRAVRGSALHDRYAQAVDRESAYEKLSAARPREAAPSPRAVSREEHEEEPSLVEQVVRSGVFRSLARSVGTQIGREITRSLFGTARRRR; translated from the coding sequence ATGAGTGACAGCGAGAGCGTGCCGTCCGCCGGCTCCCCGGAGTCCGCCGCGCTGCCCGGCGCCGCGGCGCGGATCGCCTCCGGTTACGTCTTCGCCGGCCCCGCGCTCGACCTCGGCGCCCTCCTGTGGGACGGCCGGTGCCTGCCGGGCGCGCCCGTCCGCGTCCCGCTGTCGGTGCTCAACCGGCACGGCCTGGTCGCGGGCGCCACCGGCACCGGCAAGACCAAGACCCTCCAGCTGATCGCCGAGCAGCTGTCGGCAAGGGGCGTGCCGGTGTTCCTCGCGGACGTCAAGGGCGACCTGTCCGGCATCGCGCGGCCCGGACGGGACGGCGACCGGGTACGGCGGCGGGCCGGCGAGGTCGGCCAGCGATGGACCCCGGCCGGCTTTCCGGCGGAGTTCTACGCGCTCGGCGGTCTCGGTCACGGCATTCCGGTCCGGGCCACGGTCACCAGTTTCGGCCCGGTGCTGCTGGCCAAGGCCCTGCGGCTGAACCGGACCCAGGAACAGTCCCTCGGCCTGGTCTTCCACTATGCCGACACCAAGGGCCTGGAGCTGATCGACCTCAAGGACCTGCGCGCGGTGGCCGCCTTCCTCACCTCCGACGAGGGCAGGGCCGAGCTGAGGGCGATCGGCGGGCTGTCCGCCGCCACCGCCGGGGTGATCCTGCGCGCGCTGACGGAGTTCGAGGCGCAGGGCATGGCGGACTTCTTCGGCGAGCCGGAGTTCGACACCGCCGACCTGCTGCGCACGGCACCGGACGGCCGGGGCGTCGTCTCGGTCCTGGAGCTGCCCGCCGTCCAGGACAAGCCGCTGCTGTTCTCCACCTTCCTGATGTGGCTCCTCGCCGACCTCTTCCACGACCTGCCCGAGGCCGGCGACCTCGACCGGCCGAAGCTGGTCTTCTTCTTCGACGAGGCGCACCTGCTGTTCGAGGACGCCTCCAGGGCCTTCCTGGAGGCCATCACCCGGACAGTGCGGCTGATCCGCTCCAAGGGCGTCGGCGTCTTCTTCGTCACCCAGACCCCGAAGGACGTGCCCGGCGATGTCCTCGGCCAGCTCGGCAACCGGATCCAGCACGCCGTGCGCGCCTTCACCCCGGACGACCACAAGGCCCTGCGGGCGACCGTGCGGACCTTCCCGGAATCGGCGTACGACCTGGAGGAACTGCTCACCGGGCTGGGCACCGGCGAGGCCGTGGTGACCGTGCTCGGCGAGACCGGCGCGCCGACGCCGGTCGCCGCCACCCGGCTGCGCGCCCCGGAGTCCCTGATGGGACCGGTGGACACCGCCGAGATGGACCGGGCGGTCCGCGGCTCCGCGCTCCACGACCGTTATGCACAGGCTGTGGACCGCGAGTCGGCGTACGAGAAACTGAGCGCCGCGAGACCGCGGGAGGCGGCGCCGAGTCCCCGGGCGGTCTCCCGCGAGGAACACGAGGAGGAGCCCTCGCTGGTCGAACAGGTCGTGAGAAGCGGGGTGTTCCGGTCGCTGGCCCGTTCGGTCGGCACGCAGATCGGCCGGGAGATCACCCGCTCCCTGTTCGGCACGGCACGGCGGCGGAGGTAA
- a CDS encoding HdeD family acid-resistance protein has protein sequence MTDAPSGGPAGDREYDDRHVHAADAARGRPAAEPARGHPEPEPPFEGPLHALSRAAWQVVLLTGIGSLVLGVLVLVWPGASLLAAGVLFGLYLLYSGVLQLVSAFGTHQATSLRVLAFISGALSILLGLLCFRRPMQSVLLLALWIGIGWLFRGITQSLAALHDPRMPARGWQILLGVLTFVAGIVLIDSPFKSVAVLTLVGGIWLVAVGVVEVLTALRMRGRARRVPRTL, from the coding sequence ATGACCGACGCACCGAGTGGCGGCCCCGCCGGGGACCGTGAGTACGACGACCGGCACGTCCACGCGGCAGACGCGGCCCGCGGGCGGCCCGCCGCGGAACCGGCCCGCGGCCATCCGGAACCGGAACCGCCGTTCGAGGGCCCGCTGCACGCCCTGTCCCGCGCCGCCTGGCAGGTCGTCCTGCTCACCGGCATCGGCTCCCTGGTGCTCGGCGTCCTGGTGCTGGTCTGGCCGGGCGCCTCCCTGCTCGCCGCCGGTGTGCTGTTCGGCCTGTACCTGCTCTACAGCGGGGTCCTCCAGCTGGTCTCCGCCTTCGGCACGCACCAGGCGACCTCGCTGCGCGTGCTGGCCTTCATCAGCGGCGCGCTGTCGATCCTGCTCGGCCTGCTGTGCTTCCGCCGGCCCATGCAGTCGGTGCTGCTGCTCGCCCTGTGGATCGGGATCGGCTGGCTGTTCCGGGGAATCACCCAGTCCCTGGCCGCCCTGCACGACCCCCGGATGCCCGCCCGGGGCTGGCAGATCCTCCTCGGCGTCCTCACCTTCGTCGCCGGGATCGTGCTCATCGACTCGCCGTTCAAGTCGGTCGCGGTGCTCACGCTCGTCGGCGGGATCTGGCTGGTCGCGGTGGGCGTCGTGGAGGTCCTCACCGCGCTGCGCATGCGCGGCCGGGCCCGCCGGGTGCCACGGACACTGTGA
- a CDS encoding HhH-GPD-type base excision DNA repair protein — protein MDVTLHLAQDPAADALLGRSPLAALTGMLLDQQIPMEWAFKGPRTIADRLGAEDLDAHEIAAMDPEAFAGLLSGKPAVHRYPGSMAKRIQQLCQYLVEHYDGDAEAVWRDAGSGPELLRRLEALPGFGKQKAQIFLALLGKRLGVAPEGWREAAGAYGEPDSFRSVADITGPESLAKVRAHKQETKAAAKAARAAKK, from the coding sequence ATGGACGTCACCCTGCACCTCGCCCAGGACCCCGCGGCCGACGCGCTCCTCGGACGCTCCCCGCTCGCCGCGCTGACCGGGATGCTGCTGGACCAGCAGATCCCGATGGAGTGGGCGTTCAAGGGTCCCCGGACCATCGCCGACCGGCTCGGCGCCGAGGACCTGGACGCCCACGAGATCGCCGCGATGGACCCGGAGGCCTTCGCCGGGCTGCTCTCCGGCAAGCCGGCCGTGCACCGCTACCCGGGCTCGATGGCGAAGCGGATCCAGCAGCTGTGCCAGTACCTCGTCGAGCACTACGACGGGGACGCGGAGGCGGTCTGGCGGGACGCCGGCAGCGGGCCGGAGCTGCTGCGCCGGCTGGAGGCTCTGCCGGGGTTCGGCAAGCAGAAGGCGCAGATCTTCCTGGCCCTGCTCGGCAAGCGGCTCGGAGTCGCCCCGGAGGGCTGGCGGGAGGCCGCCGGTGCCTACGGCGAACCGGACTCCTTCCGCTCCGTCGCCGACATCACCGGACCCGAGTCGCTGGCCAAGGTGCGCGCCCACAAGCAGGAGACGAAGGCGGCGGCCAAGGCCGCCAGGGCGGCGAAGAAGTAG
- a CDS encoding siderophore-interacting protein gives MGQGRGWEGAVLRLLRAKDFVLTVLGTEDVTPDYRRLRLSDGGLLAATGVHPTMWVRLWFSDHGRPHQRAYTLVDPDPATGTFGLEFALHEGVASDWARAARPGDTIEATVQGTGFRDPDPAPSHLVAIGDAASLPAINSLLGALGSAPATVWFEGEPAGLPRRNEPGRHEIRPVPRRDAGAHLVERVRAELPGVLAGTPHPYVWIACDTATTRTLAAYVRKELGVPKQRVHALGYWRADSPAEAAD, from the coding sequence ATGGGACAAGGGCGGGGCTGGGAAGGCGCGGTCCTACGACTGCTGCGCGCCAAGGACTTCGTACTGACCGTCCTCGGCACCGAGGACGTGACACCCGACTACCGGCGGCTGCGGCTGAGCGACGGCGGGCTGCTCGCCGCGACCGGAGTCCATCCGACGATGTGGGTCCGGCTGTGGTTCTCCGACCACGGCCGGCCGCACCAGCGGGCCTACACCCTGGTCGATCCCGACCCGGCCACCGGCACCTTCGGCCTCGAATTCGCCCTGCACGAGGGCGTGGCCTCGGACTGGGCCCGCGCCGCGCGTCCCGGCGACACCATCGAGGCCACCGTCCAGGGCACCGGCTTCCGGGACCCCGACCCCGCGCCCTCCCACCTCGTGGCGATCGGCGACGCGGCCTCGCTGCCCGCCATCAACTCCCTGCTCGGCGCCCTCGGCTCGGCCCCGGCCACCGTGTGGTTCGAGGGCGAGCCGGCGGGACTGCCCCGGCGGAATGAGCCCGGTCGGCACGAGATCCGGCCGGTGCCGCGCCGGGACGCCGGTGCCCACCTGGTGGAACGGGTCCGCGCCGAACTGCCCGGCGTCCTCGCCGGCACCCCGCACCCGTACGTCTGGATCGCCTGCGACACGGCGACCACCCGCACCCTCGCGGCCTACGTGCGCAAGGAACTCGGCGTGCCGAAACAGCGGGTGCACGCGCTGGGGTACTGGCGCGCGGACTCGCCGGCCGAGGCAGCGGACTGA
- a CDS encoding GNAT family N-acetyltransferase, giving the protein MAIEIYRDARGVPHLRASDARELAHAQGLVTAHDRAWQLEVERHRAQGTSASFLGAEALSWDVFARRARLEDTARRCFTALERRDPETADWVRAYVDGVNEGLTDGARRAPEFTRSGLTPGRWQPWTPLGVWLGTHILFAGFPAKLWREQAIRHLGPEAAGLFATDGTGTAGSNGWLVTGERTAGGRALLAGDPHRFIEDPGVYQQIRLACPEFDVVGLAVPGVPGIPHFGHAGTVAWAITNAMADYQDLYRERLRRTRAGVEALGPDGTWRRAARHTETVDIASEPPLEIELIETPRGPVIAGGPEGLDALVAPGTDAGRHAAGAGTGRGSGVPDADAGQGLPVVAEGSARAAAAAGAGTRPPGPSAPGGESSRTDGADGYEDPAGGGAEALALRYPPRVTEDLGFSALLPLLRARTVTDVDRALDAWTEPVNVVQAADTAGGTLHRVAGKVPRRAAANLLHPVPAWQPGHDWHGTHETPYADPPTTDGIAVMANARGLAAPLGVEFAPPHRAARIAALLDTRRVWTADDMAAIHTDTHLGSAAPLLERLTALTDLSPAAAALRDRLLDWDRRMDADSTDAAAFAALRHAVVRRLAAHPAFAPLAEPPAYPDVLRPWLALIPRIGHALEHLLEAKELYDIDRTEAVRAALEETAAAPPARPWSATHRLAAWRALPGQPDDGTAEPGLGGDHDCVLCTSAVPGVTDRAARGPAARFVWDLSDRANSRWVVPFGADGVPGTAHHRDQLPLWLAGDLAPVVTDWSRLTPERTAHPALPRRPMTDLHVQHIDGYGTVRIRAVDPEGDAELIHSWVSDERAVFWGMNGLTRTQVADVYAHLATLDTHHAHLVAKDGEPAALLQTYEPSADRVGECYDVRPGDLGVHLLLAPAGSDGPHPGWTSGLLTALTTYVLRVLDRPRIVIDPDVRNDKAIARFERQGFTRGPAVVLPEVDLPEVYLPEKHAQLAFLDRAVAFPG; this is encoded by the coding sequence GTGGCCATCGAGATCTACCGCGACGCCCGGGGCGTCCCCCACCTGCGCGCCTCCGACGCCCGGGAACTCGCCCACGCCCAGGGCCTGGTCACCGCGCACGACCGGGCCTGGCAGCTGGAGGTCGAGCGCCACCGGGCGCAGGGCACCTCCGCGTCCTTCCTCGGCGCCGAGGCCCTGTCCTGGGACGTCTTCGCCCGCCGGGCCCGGCTGGAGGACACCGCCCGGCGCTGCTTCACCGCGCTGGAGCGCCGGGACCCCGAGACGGCCGACTGGGTACGGGCGTACGTCGACGGCGTCAACGAAGGGCTGACCGACGGCGCCCGCCGCGCCCCCGAGTTCACCCGCTCCGGCCTGACCCCGGGCCGCTGGCAGCCCTGGACGCCCCTCGGCGTCTGGCTCGGCACGCACATCCTGTTCGCCGGGTTCCCCGCCAAGCTCTGGCGCGAGCAGGCGATACGGCACCTCGGCCCGGAGGCGGCCGGCCTGTTCGCCACGGACGGGACGGGCACGGCGGGCAGCAACGGCTGGCTGGTCACCGGCGAACGCACCGCCGGCGGACGGGCGCTGCTCGCCGGCGATCCGCACCGGTTCATCGAGGACCCCGGTGTCTACCAGCAGATCCGCCTGGCCTGCCCCGAGTTCGACGTCGTCGGCCTGGCCGTGCCCGGCGTGCCCGGCATCCCGCACTTCGGCCACGCCGGCACGGTCGCCTGGGCCATCACCAACGCCATGGCCGACTACCAGGACCTCTACCGCGAACGGCTCCGCCGCACCCGCGCGGGCGTCGAGGCCCTGGGCCCCGACGGCACCTGGCGACGCGCCGCCCGCCACACGGAGACCGTCGACATCGCGTCCGAACCACCGCTGGAGATAGAGCTGATCGAGACGCCTCGGGGTCCGGTGATAGCCGGCGGACCGGAGGGGCTGGACGCCCTCGTGGCGCCGGGCACGGACGCCGGTCGGCATGCGGCCGGTGCGGGCACGGGTCGGGGTTCGGGCGTGCCGGACGCGGATGCCGGTCAGGGACTGCCGGTGGTGGCGGAAGGCTCCGCGCGCGCAGCCGCGGCCGCCGGCGCCGGGACCCGGCCGCCGGGGCCGTCCGCACCCGGCGGCGAGAGCAGCCGCACGGACGGCGCGGACGGGTACGAGGACCCGGCCGGCGGCGGAGCCGAGGCGCTCGCCCTGCGCTACCCGCCCCGCGTCACGGAAGACCTCGGCTTCAGCGCCCTGCTCCCGCTCCTCCGCGCCCGCACCGTCACCGACGTCGACCGCGCCCTGGACGCCTGGACCGAGCCGGTCAACGTCGTCCAGGCCGCCGACACCGCCGGAGGCACCCTGCACCGCGTCGCCGGAAAGGTCCCCCGCCGCGCCGCCGCCAACCTCCTCCACCCGGTCCCGGCCTGGCAGCCCGGCCACGACTGGCACGGCACGCACGAGACGCCGTACGCCGACCCGCCCACCACCGACGGCATCGCGGTGATGGCCAACGCCCGCGGCCTGGCCGCCCCCCTCGGCGTCGAGTTCGCCCCGCCGCACCGCGCCGCCCGTATCGCCGCCCTGCTCGACACGCGCCGCGTCTGGACCGCCGACGACATGGCCGCGATCCACACCGACACCCACCTCGGCTCCGCCGCCCCGCTGCTGGAGCGCCTCACCGCCCTCACCGACCTCAGCCCCGCCGCCGCGGCCCTGCGCGACCGCCTGCTCGACTGGGACCGCCGGATGGACGCGGACAGCACCGACGCGGCGGCGTTCGCGGCACTGCGCCACGCGGTCGTACGCCGCCTCGCCGCGCACCCGGCCTTCGCCCCGCTCGCCGAGCCCCCGGCCTACCCGGACGTCCTGCGACCCTGGCTGGCCCTCATACCCCGTATCGGCCACGCCCTCGAACACCTCCTGGAAGCGAAGGAGCTGTACGACATCGACCGCACGGAGGCCGTCCGCGCGGCCCTCGAGGAGACCGCCGCCGCACCGCCCGCCCGGCCCTGGTCCGCCACCCACCGCCTGGCCGCCTGGCGGGCGCTGCCCGGGCAGCCGGACGACGGCACCGCCGAACCCGGTCTCGGCGGCGACCACGACTGCGTGCTGTGCACCTCGGCCGTCCCCGGCGTCACCGACCGCGCCGCCCGAGGCCCGGCCGCCCGCTTCGTCTGGGACCTGTCCGACCGCGCGAACAGCCGCTGGGTGGTGCCGTTCGGCGCCGACGGCGTACCCGGCACCGCCCACCACCGCGACCAGCTGCCCCTGTGGCTCGCGGGCGACCTCGCCCCGGTGGTCACCGACTGGTCCCGGCTCACCCCCGAACGCACCGCACACCCGGCACTCCCGAGGAGACCCATGACCGACCTGCACGTCCAGCACATCGACGGCTACGGCACCGTCCGGATCCGCGCCGTCGACCCGGAGGGCGACGCGGAGCTGATCCACTCCTGGGTGAGCGACGAACGCGCCGTGTTCTGGGGCATGAACGGCCTGACCCGGACCCAGGTCGCCGACGTCTACGCCCACCTGGCCACCCTCGACACCCACCACGCCCACCTGGTCGCCAAGGACGGCGAACCGGCCGCGCTCCTCCAGACGTACGAGCCCTCGGCCGACCGCGTCGGCGAGTGCTACGACGTCCGCCCCGGCGACCTCGGCGTCCACCTCCTCCTCGCGCCCGCCGGGTCCGACGGCCCGCACCCCGGCTGGACCTCCGGCCTGCTGACGGCGCTGACGACGTACGTCCTGCGGGTCCTGGACCGGCCGCGGATCGTGATCGACCCGGACGTGCGCAACGACAAGGCGATCGCCCGATTCGAACGCCAGGGCTTCACCCGCGGCCCCGCCGTCGTCCTGCCCGAGGTCGACCTGCCCGAGGTGTACCTGCCGGAGAAGCACGCCCAACTCGCGTTCCTGGACCGGGCGGTAGCCTTCCCCGGGTGA
- a CDS encoding cupin domain-containing protein, translated as MTTPEELIARYGLEPIPREGGLFRRTWAGPERPDGRPEGSAIVALLTADDFSALHRLPFAETWHFYLGDPLHLLLLAPDGTTRRPVLGPDPGFGQHLQLTVPARTWMGARVAAGGAWTFFGCTMAPGFTYADYEHGDPADLTARYPAEAASITELCRP; from the coding sequence GTGACGACGCCCGAAGAGCTGATCGCGCGCTACGGCCTCGAACCCATCCCCCGCGAAGGCGGCCTGTTCCGGCGCACCTGGGCCGGGCCCGAGCGCCCGGACGGCCGCCCCGAGGGATCGGCGATCGTGGCGCTGCTCACCGCCGACGACTTCTCCGCCCTGCACCGCCTGCCGTTCGCCGAGACCTGGCACTTCTACCTCGGCGACCCGCTCCACCTGCTGCTCCTCGCCCCCGACGGCACCACCCGCCGTCCCGTCCTCGGTCCGGACCCCGGCTTTGGCCAGCACCTCCAGCTGACCGTGCCGGCCCGCACCTGGATGGGCGCGCGGGTGGCGGCGGGCGGCGCGTGGACGTTCTTCGGCTGCACCATGGCCCCCGGATTCACCTACGCGGACTACGAACACGGGGACCCGGCCGACCTCACGGCGCGTTATCCGGCCGAGGCCGCCTCGATCACGGAACTCTGCCGCCCATGA
- a CDS encoding SDR family NAD(P)-dependent oxidoreductase translates to MTPSPRLLEGQIALVTGAGGGIGRALALRFAEHGAAVAVHCRTALTAATEVADRIRAAGGRAVVLQADLTDEAACRRLVEETTAWSDGHLTALVNNAAVQSVQPLPELTAEDWRTVVDTNLISVFACTQAAAAHMRAHGGGTITHIASIEAAHPAPGHAHYGAAKAAVVVHARAAALEYGPDGIRVNTVSPGLIDRPGLAESWPDGVRRWLAAAPAGRLGRPEDVADACAFLASPLASWITGHDLVVDGGVTSRPTW, encoded by the coding sequence ATGACACCGTCCCCGCGCCTGCTCGAAGGACAGATCGCCCTGGTGACCGGCGCGGGCGGCGGCATCGGCCGCGCCCTCGCCCTGCGCTTCGCGGAGCACGGCGCGGCGGTCGCCGTGCACTGCCGTACGGCGCTCACCGCCGCCACCGAGGTGGCCGACCGCATCCGGGCGGCGGGCGGCAGGGCGGTGGTCCTCCAGGCCGACCTGACCGACGAGGCCGCCTGCCGGCGCCTGGTCGAGGAGACGACGGCCTGGTCGGACGGACACCTGACCGCGCTCGTCAACAACGCGGCCGTCCAGTCCGTCCAGCCGCTGCCGGAACTGACCGCGGAGGACTGGCGTACGGTCGTCGACACCAACCTCATCAGCGTCTTCGCCTGCACCCAGGCCGCCGCGGCCCACATGCGCGCCCACGGCGGCGGCACCATCACCCACATCGCCTCCATCGAGGCCGCCCACCCGGCCCCCGGCCACGCCCACTACGGCGCGGCCAAGGCGGCGGTGGTCGTGCACGCCCGCGCGGCGGCCCTGGAGTACGGCCCCGACGGCATCCGCGTCAACACGGTCTCGCCCGGCCTGATCGACCGGCCCGGCCTGGCCGAGTCCTGGCCGGACGGCGTCCGCCGCTGGCTCGCCGCGGCCCCGGCCGGCCGCCTGGGCCGCCCCGAGGACGTGGCCGACGCCTGCGCCTTCCTCGCCTCCCCGCTGGCCTCCTGGATCACCGGCCACGACCTGGTGGTGGACGGCGGAGTGACCTCCCGCCCGACCTGGTGA
- a CDS encoding copper resistance protein CopC, translating into MLPVLLFGLLLGAAAPARAHAVPRASDPADGTVLRTAPRHVTLTFSEPVGLLTGSFRVYDPGNHRVRTAPADHAPGRSDTARVTLPARLGPGTYTVAWRVVSADSHPVSGALTFSVGARTAAPAAPPARPAEHPVTTALHTLARHLAYLSLALLLGTAAFVAYCRPPATAHLRVPALAAAGTLLAATAAGYLLRAPYEQGTAPATALTTAALTHTATTRPGLLLLARAALLLLAAAGAALLRARRVRLPRRATVAAGAVTAVGLCLTWSASGHAAAGIQVPVAIAAATLHLLATAAWLGGLAALLWTLRRTPVPDRLPASVPARFSRLASASVTVLVLTGVYQSWRGLGSWQALTGTAYGHTLLAKLAAVTALLLAAACSRTWTTRLTGTATPTVAHAHPLRRSVLAEAAVAIVVLALTTLLTGTVPGRAATEPATASAPVPAGIPAAAVITIPFDTGAPGGHGTVQITLDPGRTGRNSVQAVVYGPDGGLSSVPGLRVTLTLRDRRVGPLDTRVTDRGGYWATDAFTLPLPGTWTLKATVRVSDLDQVTVSAPLRVAR; encoded by the coding sequence CTGCTCCCCGTCCTCCTGTTCGGCCTCCTCCTCGGTGCCGCCGCCCCCGCCCGCGCCCACGCCGTGCCGCGGGCGTCGGACCCCGCCGACGGAACCGTCCTGCGTACCGCGCCCCGTCATGTGACCCTGACCTTCAGCGAGCCGGTCGGCCTGCTGACCGGCTCCTTCCGGGTCTACGACCCCGGCAACCACCGCGTCCGCACCGCCCCCGCCGATCACGCCCCCGGCCGCTCCGACACCGCCCGGGTCACCCTGCCCGCCCGCCTCGGCCCCGGTACGTACACGGTCGCCTGGCGGGTGGTGTCGGCCGACAGCCACCCGGTGTCCGGCGCCCTCACCTTCTCGGTGGGCGCGCGCACGGCGGCACCGGCGGCCCCGCCCGCGCGGCCGGCGGAGCACCCGGTCACCACCGCCCTGCACACCCTCGCCCGCCACCTCGCCTACCTCTCCCTGGCCCTGCTCCTGGGCACCGCCGCCTTCGTGGCGTACTGCCGTCCGCCCGCCACGGCCCACCTGCGCGTCCCCGCCCTGGCCGCCGCCGGCACCCTGCTCGCCGCCACGGCCGCCGGCTACCTCCTGCGGGCGCCGTACGAGCAGGGCACCGCCCCGGCGACCGCGCTCACCACCGCCGCCCTCACCCACACCGCGACGACCCGCCCCGGCCTGCTGCTCCTCGCCCGCGCCGCACTGCTGCTCCTGGCGGCGGCCGGCGCGGCCCTGCTGCGCGCGCGCCGCGTCCGGCTCCCGCGCCGCGCCACCGTCGCGGCAGGCGCGGTCACCGCCGTCGGCCTCTGCCTGACCTGGTCGGCCTCCGGTCACGCCGCGGCCGGGATCCAGGTCCCGGTGGCGATCGCCGCGGCCACCCTGCACCTGCTGGCTACGGCGGCCTGGCTGGGCGGCCTGGCCGCGCTGCTGTGGACGCTACGGCGCACCCCGGTCCCGGATCGCCTGCCCGCCTCCGTCCCGGCCCGCTTCTCCCGGCTGGCGTCGGCCTCGGTGACGGTCCTGGTGCTGACCGGCGTCTACCAGTCCTGGCGCGGCCTCGGCTCCTGGCAGGCGCTGACCGGCACGGCGTACGGGCACACCCTGCTGGCCAAACTGGCGGCGGTCACCGCCCTGCTCCTCGCGGCGGCCTGCTCCCGCACCTGGACCACCCGCCTGACCGGCACCGCCACCCCGACCGTGGCCCACGCGCACCCGCTGCGCCGCTCGGTCCTGGCGGAGGCGGCCGTGGCCATCGTCGTCCTGGCGCTGACCACCCTCCTGACCGGCACCGTCCCCGGCCGCGCGGCGACGGAGCCGGCGACCGCGTCCGCACCCGTACCGGCCGGCATTCCCGCGGCCGCCGTCATCACGATCCCCTTCGACACCGGCGCCCCCGGCGGTCACGGCACCGTCCAGATCACCCTGGACCCCGGCCGGACCGGCCGGAACTCGGTCCAGGCGGTGGTCTACGGCCCCGACGGCGGCCTGTCGTCCGTCCCCGGGCTCCGGGTCACCCTCACGCTCCGGGACCGGCGCGTGGGCCCGCTGGACACCCGCGTCACGGACCGCGGCGGCTACTGGGCCACCGATGCCTTCACCCTCCCCCTCCCCGGCACCTGGACCCTGAAGGCGACGGTCCGGGTGTCGGACCTGGACCAGGTGACGGTGTCGGCCCCGCTGCGCGTGGCGCGGTGA